In Vigna radiata var. radiata cultivar VC1973A chromosome 3, Vradiata_ver6, whole genome shotgun sequence, the following proteins share a genomic window:
- the LOC106757277 gene encoding syntaxin-71 isoform X2 has translation MSIIDILTRVDSICKKYDKYDVEKQRDSNISADDAFAKLYASVDAEIETLLQKAETASKEKSKASTVAINAEIRRTKARLLEEVPKLQRLAMKKVKGLSSQEFAARNDLVLALPDRIQAIPDGTPAVPKQTGSWAASASRPGIRFDSDGQFDDEYFHQTEESSRFRQEYEMRKMKQDQGLDMIAEGLDTLKNMAHDMNEELDRQVPLMDEIDAKVDKASSDLKNTNVRLRDTVNQLRSSRNFCIDIVLLIIILGIAAYLYNVLKT, from the exons ATGAGTATCATCGACATTCTCACCAGAGTTGATTCTATCTGTAAAAAGTATGATAAATACGACGTCGAGAAACAAAGGGATTCCAATATCTCCGCTGACGATGCATTCGCAAAACTCTACGCCTCCGTCGATGCCGAAATCGAGACCTTACTTCAG AAAGCAGAAACCGCTTCCAAGGAGAAAAGTAAGGCGTCTACTGTAGCGATCAATGCCGAGATTCGTCGTACTAAGGCTAGGTTATTGGAGGAGGTTCCCAAGTTGCAGAGGTTGGCTATGAAAAAG GTAAAGGGGCTTTCATCGCAAGAATTTGCTGCCCGTAATGATTTGGTTCTTGCATTGCCAGATAGGATTCAAGCTATCCCAGATGGGACCCCTGCAGTACCCAAACAAACGGGAAGTTGGGCAGCTTCTGCCTCACGTCCTGGAATTAGATTTGATTCAG ATGGACAATTTGATGATGAATACTTCCATCAAACAGAAGAATCAAGTCGATTTAGGCAGGAGTATGAAATGCGTAAAATGAAACAG GATCAAGGTTTGGATATGATAGCAGAAGGATTGGATACTTTGAAAAACATGGCACATGATATGAATGAG GAACTGGATAGACAAGTACCGCTGATGGATGAGATTGATGCTAAG GTGGACAAGGCATCTTCCGACCTTAAAAATACCAATGTTAGACTTCGAGACACAGTGAACCAG CTTCGGTCCAGTCGAAACTTCTGTATTGATattgttttattgattataattttggGAATTGCTGCCTATTTGTACAA TGTGCTAAAAACATGA
- the LOC106757613 gene encoding probable E3 ubiquitin-protein ligase HIP1 isoform X1, with translation MGHRHVYNTSPLFEGEPDQNWNHMHIDQHYVHLGRTGTSENGSFIYPPDNMSIDNISFPSHWNSSTRSNGYASSGHNIDVPPHQPDASGTSNNDHFVHSSNAGAFFTVSDNHVHQPSSNYDRHTFNVDSSFVDLTMGSGQGPHKRKSPGISPVYERGSTSRYFNAGSSSDLPISSELWQDKPNIDSQYMHWDHFTMTPTFRGSGLSVKGEGSLRNVRSRSALDLDSNPSRTHLSTNHSHTSYPTLPPVDHSSLVDVSGQTSTLTRDWSQMNIPPANGRVLLPDTSAFGLETSHFLVGSGATVGNASVDVGCFHHEFGTSRNPAPTQSFQNNQTQNARGIQSNYSQRSTPTFGASSSLRMGHVTSLDEGLPMVAESYSSRHPRPLSTLGWRNGDRNGRSRISSQRYRTLTEESGLAERFASEGFLVIERASMYDSRNILDQHREMRMDIDNMSYEDLLALGERIGNVNTGLSEDMFSKCLTETIYCSSEQSQDEGNCVICLEEYKNMDDVGTLKTCGHDYHVSCIKKWLSVKKLCPICKASALAEDTKDK, from the exons ATGGGGCATAGGCATGTATACAACACATCTCCATTGTTTGAGGGTGAGCCTGACCAGAACTGGAATCATATGCACATTGATCAACACTATGTGCACCTTG GTAGAACTGGCACTTCAGAGAATGGTTCTTTTATTTATCCTCCGGACAATATGTCTATAGATAACATTTCTTTCCCCTCTCATTGGAACTCTTCCACAAGGTCAAATGGGTATGCATCCTCAGGTCACAACATTGATGTACCTCCTCATCAGCCAGATGCATCAGGCACTTCTAATAATGATCATTTTGTGCATTCGTCTAATGCTGGAGCATTCTTTACAGTGTCAGATAATCACGTACACCAACCTTCTTCCAATTATGACAGACATACATTTAATGTTGATAGTAGTTTTGTTGATCTTACAATGGGAAGTGGACAAGGCCCTCACAAGCGTAAGAGCCCTGGAATTTCTCCAGTCTACGAGAGAGGCAGTACAAGTAGATACTTCAATGCTGGAAGTTCAAGTGATCTTCCTATATCTTCGGAATTATGGCAGGATAAGCCAAATATTGATTCTCAATATATGCACTGGGATCATTTTACTATGACACCCACATTCAGAGGTTCTGGCCTTTCAGTAAAGGGTGAGGGTTCTTTGCGGAATGTGAGGAGCCGCTCTGCACTTGATTTGGATTCCAACCCATCAAGGACCCATTTATCCACCAATCATTCTCACACTTCTTACCCTACTCTCCCACCAGTAGACCATTCTAGTTTGGTGGATGTTTCTGGTCAGACTTCCACATTGACAAGGGATTGGAGCCAAATGAACATACCTCCAGCTAATGGAAGGGTTTTATTACCAG ATACAAGTGCTTTTGGTCTTGAGACAAGTCATTTCCTTGTTGGAAGTGGTGCTACTGTTGGCAATGCTTCTGTAGATGTTGGGTGCTTCCATCATGAATTTGGTACAAGCAGAAATCCTGCTCCTactcaaagttttcaaaataatcaAACTCAGAATGCTAGGGGAATTCAAAGCAACTATTCTCAGAGATCCACTCCAACTTTTGGGGCTTCTTCGAGCTTGCGCATGGGACATGTAACATCTTTGGATGAAGGATTGCCTATGGTAGCTGAAAGTTACTCTTCTAGACATCCAAGGCCATTGAGCACCCTTGGCTGGCGGAATGGTGATAGAAATGGGAGGTCAAGAATTTCAAGTCAAAGATATCGCACGTTGACTGAGGAGAGTGGTCTTGCCGAACGATTTGCCTCTGAG GGTTTCTTGGTTATTGAGCGTGCATCGATGTATGATTCCAGGAATATCCTTGATCAGCACCGAGAAATGAGAATGGACATAGATAACATGAGTTATGAG GACCTACTTGCACTAGGTGAAAGGATTGGCAATGTGAACACTGGACTCTCTGAGGATATGTTTTCCAAATGTTTGACGGAAACAATATATTGTTCATCTGAGCAAAGTCAAGATGAAGGAAACTGCGTAATATGTCTG GAAGAGTACAAGAACATGGACGATGTTGGAACACTTAAAACTTGTGGACATGACTACCATGTGAGCTGCATTAAAAAGTGGTTATCTGTGAAGAAATTATGCCCTATCTGCAAAGCTTCTGCTTTGGCCGAGGATACAAAGGATAAATAA
- the LOC106757137 gene encoding DNA-binding protein S1FA has translation MADDFEFADKVPPSFDRVASNQGLNPGLIVLLVVGGLLLTFLVGNFVLYTYAQKTLPPRKKKPVSKKKMKKERLKQGVSAPGE, from the exons ATGGCCGATGATTTCGAGTTCGCAGACAAAGTTCCTCCGTCGTTCGATCGAGTG GCCTCAAACCAAGGGCTCAACCCAGGCTTAATTGTGCTCCTGGTTGTTGGTGGGTTGCTGTTGACATTCCTCGTTGGAAACTTTGTGCTCTACACTTATGCACAGAAGACCCTCCCTCCTAGAAAAAAGAAGCCTGtttcaaagaaaaagatgaaaaaggagAGACTGAAGCAAGGTGTGTCTGCACCTGGAGAGTAG
- the LOC106757950 gene encoding MLO-like protein 3: MATPSYSLQHTPTWAIALVSFILISISIILEHFIHLIIKWLRKHRKSDLVEAIERLKSELMILGFMSLLLTVTQDAIIEICIPVRAADTMLPCRKRTANDTAILDSCSAKSASEVALVSKHGIHQLHMFIFVLAVMQIVYSILTVSLARAKIRHWKAWDEETQTIEYEIANDPNRFRYARQTTFGRRHISTTTASPVSVWIKCFFRQFFHSVEKVDYLTLRHGFISAHFSARNSNFDFQKYIEQSLEEDFRIIVSISPVMWFTVVIFLLVDVHGWHVYLWLSYIPLLLVLVVGAKLEVIVDEMALQMKDVNSVTKGTPLVSPSDEFFWFGHPGFVLTLLHYTLFVNAFELAFFIWVSTQFGINSCYHEHRTFTVIRVVIAVAVQVLCSYVTLPLYALVAQMGSQVKSKALAKILRQWHVEVRERRRKQQKLVKSFSFSHMSSEWNQGNKSALEFSSGLRENARSSSEGEIVEALEHPMITQANSSSDPPPSVV; the protein is encoded by the exons ATGGCAACACCCAGTTATTCTTTACAGCACACTCCAACATGGGCTATTGCCCTTGTTTCCTTCATTCTTATCTCAATCTCAATCATCTTGGAGCATTTCATCCATCTCATAATCAAA TGGCTCAGGAAACATCGAAAGAGCGATTTGGTGGAAGCAATAGAGAGGCTTAAATCAG AGTTGATGATCTTAGGATTCATGTCGCTGTTGTTGACAGTAACACAAGACGCCATAATAGAAATCTGCATTCCAGTGAGGGCTGCAGATACTATGCTTCCATGTCGAAAACGTACTGCCAATGATACTGCAATTTTGGATTCTTGCAGTGCCAAAAGT GCTAGTGAGGTTGCTTTAGTGTCAAAACATGGAATCCATCAACTTCATatgttcatttttgttttagctGTCATGCAAATTGTGTACAGTATTCTCACCGTTTCTCTGGCAAGGGCTAAG ATAAGGCACTGGAAAGCTTGGGATGAAGAGACTCAAAcaattgaatatgaaattgcCAACg ACCCTAATAGATTCAGATACGCAAGGCAAACAACATTCGGAAGACGCCACATATCTACTACTACTGCATCACCAGTGTCTGTTTGGATT AAATGTTTTTTCAGACAGTTCTTTCATTCAGTAGAAAAAGTTGATTACCTCACCTTGAGGCATGGTTTCATATCA GCTCACTTTTCTGCTAGAAACAGCAACTTCGACTTCCAAAAGTACATTGAACAGTCACTTGAGGAAGATTTCAGAATCATAGTGAGCATTAG CCCTGTGATGTGGTTCACTGTTGTTATTTTTCTGCTCGTGGATGTACATG GCTGGCATGTATATCTCTGGTTATCCTATATTCCCCTCTTG CTGGTTCTGGTTGTAGGAGCTAAACTTGAAGTCATTGTAGACGAAATGGCTCTTCAGATGAAAGATGTCAACAGTGTAACCAAAGGGACCCCACTTGTTTCTCCAAGTGATGAATTCTTCTGGTTTGGCCATCCAGGATTTGTGTTAACACTTCTGCATTACACTTTATTTGTG AATGCATTCGAGCTTGCCTTCTTTATATGGGTATCA ACACAGTTTGGAATAAATTCTTGCTACCACGAACACAGAACATTTACAGTCATAAGGGTGGTGATAGC GGTAGCAGTTCAAGTCCTATGCAGCTATGTAACTCTTCCCCTTTACGCACTAGTGGCACAG ATGGGGTCACAGGTGAAGAGCAAAGCCTTGGCTAAGATTCTGAGGCAGTGGCATGTTGAGGTGAGGGAGAGAAGAAGGAAGCAACAGAAACTTGTGAAGTCTTTTAGTTTTAGCCATATGTCTTCAGAATGGAACCAAGGAAATAAGAGTGCCCTTGAGTTTTCTTCAGGGCTACGTGAAAACGCTCGTTCCTCTAGTGAAGGAGAAATTGTAGAAGCGTTGGAGCATCCGATGATAACACAGGCAAACTCATCAAGTGATCCACCTCCTAGTGTTGTCTAA
- the LOC106757613 gene encoding probable E3 ubiquitin-protein ligase HIP1 isoform X2, protein MYTTHLHCLRVSLTRTGIICTLINTMCTLITIAGRTGTSENGSFIYPPDNMSIDNISFPSHWNSSTRSNGYASSGHNIDVPPHQPDASGTSNNDHFVHSSNAGAFFTVSDNHVHQPSSNYDRHTFNVDSSFVDLTMGSGQGPHKRKSPGISPVYERGSTSRYFNAGSSSDLPISSELWQDKPNIDSQYMHWDHFTMTPTFRGSGLSVKGEGSLRNVRSRSALDLDSNPSRTHLSTNHSHTSYPTLPPVDHSSLVDVSGQTSTLTRDWSQMNIPPANGRVLLPDTSAFGLETSHFLVGSGATVGNASVDVGCFHHEFGTSRNPAPTQSFQNNQTQNARGIQSNYSQRSTPTFGASSSLRMGHVTSLDEGLPMVAESYSSRHPRPLSTLGWRNGDRNGRSRISSQRYRTLTEESGLAERFASEGFLVIERASMYDSRNILDQHREMRMDIDNMSYEDLLALGERIGNVNTGLSEDMFSKCLTETIYCSSEQSQDEGNCVICLEEYKNMDDVGTLKTCGHDYHVSCIKKWLSVKKLCPICKASALAEDTKDK, encoded by the exons ATGTATACAACACATCTCCATTGTTTGAGGGTGAGCCTGACCAGAACTGGAATCATATGCACATTGATCAACACTATGTGCACCTTG ATCACTATTGCAGGTAGAACTGGCACTTCAGAGAATGGTTCTTTTATTTATCCTCCGGACAATATGTCTATAGATAACATTTCTTTCCCCTCTCATTGGAACTCTTCCACAAGGTCAAATGGGTATGCATCCTCAGGTCACAACATTGATGTACCTCCTCATCAGCCAGATGCATCAGGCACTTCTAATAATGATCATTTTGTGCATTCGTCTAATGCTGGAGCATTCTTTACAGTGTCAGATAATCACGTACACCAACCTTCTTCCAATTATGACAGACATACATTTAATGTTGATAGTAGTTTTGTTGATCTTACAATGGGAAGTGGACAAGGCCCTCACAAGCGTAAGAGCCCTGGAATTTCTCCAGTCTACGAGAGAGGCAGTACAAGTAGATACTTCAATGCTGGAAGTTCAAGTGATCTTCCTATATCTTCGGAATTATGGCAGGATAAGCCAAATATTGATTCTCAATATATGCACTGGGATCATTTTACTATGACACCCACATTCAGAGGTTCTGGCCTTTCAGTAAAGGGTGAGGGTTCTTTGCGGAATGTGAGGAGCCGCTCTGCACTTGATTTGGATTCCAACCCATCAAGGACCCATTTATCCACCAATCATTCTCACACTTCTTACCCTACTCTCCCACCAGTAGACCATTCTAGTTTGGTGGATGTTTCTGGTCAGACTTCCACATTGACAAGGGATTGGAGCCAAATGAACATACCTCCAGCTAATGGAAGGGTTTTATTACCAG ATACAAGTGCTTTTGGTCTTGAGACAAGTCATTTCCTTGTTGGAAGTGGTGCTACTGTTGGCAATGCTTCTGTAGATGTTGGGTGCTTCCATCATGAATTTGGTACAAGCAGAAATCCTGCTCCTactcaaagttttcaaaataatcaAACTCAGAATGCTAGGGGAATTCAAAGCAACTATTCTCAGAGATCCACTCCAACTTTTGGGGCTTCTTCGAGCTTGCGCATGGGACATGTAACATCTTTGGATGAAGGATTGCCTATGGTAGCTGAAAGTTACTCTTCTAGACATCCAAGGCCATTGAGCACCCTTGGCTGGCGGAATGGTGATAGAAATGGGAGGTCAAGAATTTCAAGTCAAAGATATCGCACGTTGACTGAGGAGAGTGGTCTTGCCGAACGATTTGCCTCTGAG GGTTTCTTGGTTATTGAGCGTGCATCGATGTATGATTCCAGGAATATCCTTGATCAGCACCGAGAAATGAGAATGGACATAGATAACATGAGTTATGAG GACCTACTTGCACTAGGTGAAAGGATTGGCAATGTGAACACTGGACTCTCTGAGGATATGTTTTCCAAATGTTTGACGGAAACAATATATTGTTCATCTGAGCAAAGTCAAGATGAAGGAAACTGCGTAATATGTCTG GAAGAGTACAAGAACATGGACGATGTTGGAACACTTAAAACTTGTGGACATGACTACCATGTGAGCTGCATTAAAAAGTGGTTATCTGTGAAGAAATTATGCCCTATCTGCAAAGCTTCTGCTTTGGCCGAGGATACAAAGGATAAATAA
- the LOC106757613 gene encoding probable E3 ubiquitin-protein ligase HIP1 isoform X3, with protein MVSDNHVHQPSSNYDRHTFNVDSSFVDLTMGSGQGPHKRKSPGISPVYERGSTSRYFNAGSSSDLPISSELWQDKPNIDSQYMHWDHFTMTPTFRGSGLSVKGEGSLRNVRSRSALDLDSNPSRTHLSTNHSHTSYPTLPPVDHSSLVDVSGQTSTLTRDWSQMNIPPANGRVLLPDTSAFGLETSHFLVGSGATVGNASVDVGCFHHEFGTSRNPAPTQSFQNNQTQNARGIQSNYSQRSTPTFGASSSLRMGHVTSLDEGLPMVAESYSSRHPRPLSTLGWRNGDRNGRSRISSQRYRTLTEESGLAERFASEGFLVIERASMYDSRNILDQHREMRMDIDNMSYEDLLALGERIGNVNTGLSEDMFSKCLTETIYCSSEQSQDEGNCVICLEEYKNMDDVGTLKTCGHDYHVSCIKKWLSVKKLCPICKASALAEDTKDK; from the exons ATGG TGTCAGATAATCACGTACACCAACCTTCTTCCAATTATGACAGACATACATTTAATGTTGATAGTAGTTTTGTTGATCTTACAATGGGAAGTGGACAAGGCCCTCACAAGCGTAAGAGCCCTGGAATTTCTCCAGTCTACGAGAGAGGCAGTACAAGTAGATACTTCAATGCTGGAAGTTCAAGTGATCTTCCTATATCTTCGGAATTATGGCAGGATAAGCCAAATATTGATTCTCAATATATGCACTGGGATCATTTTACTATGACACCCACATTCAGAGGTTCTGGCCTTTCAGTAAAGGGTGAGGGTTCTTTGCGGAATGTGAGGAGCCGCTCTGCACTTGATTTGGATTCCAACCCATCAAGGACCCATTTATCCACCAATCATTCTCACACTTCTTACCCTACTCTCCCACCAGTAGACCATTCTAGTTTGGTGGATGTTTCTGGTCAGACTTCCACATTGACAAGGGATTGGAGCCAAATGAACATACCTCCAGCTAATGGAAGGGTTTTATTACCAG ATACAAGTGCTTTTGGTCTTGAGACAAGTCATTTCCTTGTTGGAAGTGGTGCTACTGTTGGCAATGCTTCTGTAGATGTTGGGTGCTTCCATCATGAATTTGGTACAAGCAGAAATCCTGCTCCTactcaaagttttcaaaataatcaAACTCAGAATGCTAGGGGAATTCAAAGCAACTATTCTCAGAGATCCACTCCAACTTTTGGGGCTTCTTCGAGCTTGCGCATGGGACATGTAACATCTTTGGATGAAGGATTGCCTATGGTAGCTGAAAGTTACTCTTCTAGACATCCAAGGCCATTGAGCACCCTTGGCTGGCGGAATGGTGATAGAAATGGGAGGTCAAGAATTTCAAGTCAAAGATATCGCACGTTGACTGAGGAGAGTGGTCTTGCCGAACGATTTGCCTCTGAG GGTTTCTTGGTTATTGAGCGTGCATCGATGTATGATTCCAGGAATATCCTTGATCAGCACCGAGAAATGAGAATGGACATAGATAACATGAGTTATGAG GACCTACTTGCACTAGGTGAAAGGATTGGCAATGTGAACACTGGACTCTCTGAGGATATGTTTTCCAAATGTTTGACGGAAACAATATATTGTTCATCTGAGCAAAGTCAAGATGAAGGAAACTGCGTAATATGTCTG GAAGAGTACAAGAACATGGACGATGTTGGAACACTTAAAACTTGTGGACATGACTACCATGTGAGCTGCATTAAAAAGTGGTTATCTGTGAAGAAATTATGCCCTATCTGCAAAGCTTCTGCTTTGGCCGAGGATACAAAGGATAAATAA
- the LOC106757277 gene encoding syntaxin-71 isoform X1, whose amino-acid sequence MSIIDILTRVDSICKKYDKYDVEKQRDSNISADDAFAKLYASVDAEIETLLQKAETASKEKSKASTVAINAEIRRTKARLLEEVPKLQRLAMKKVKGLSSQEFAARNDLVLALPDRIQAIPDGTPAVPKQTGSWAASASRPGIRFDSDGQFDDEYFHQTEESSRFRQEYEMRKMKQDQGLDMIAEGLDTLKNMAHDMNEELDRQVPLMDEIDAKVDKASSDLKNTNVRLRDTVNQCAKNMIRHRGQIIGSICMAYLYLLYFLGSIVV is encoded by the exons ATGAGTATCATCGACATTCTCACCAGAGTTGATTCTATCTGTAAAAAGTATGATAAATACGACGTCGAGAAACAAAGGGATTCCAATATCTCCGCTGACGATGCATTCGCAAAACTCTACGCCTCCGTCGATGCCGAAATCGAGACCTTACTTCAG AAAGCAGAAACCGCTTCCAAGGAGAAAAGTAAGGCGTCTACTGTAGCGATCAATGCCGAGATTCGTCGTACTAAGGCTAGGTTATTGGAGGAGGTTCCCAAGTTGCAGAGGTTGGCTATGAAAAAG GTAAAGGGGCTTTCATCGCAAGAATTTGCTGCCCGTAATGATTTGGTTCTTGCATTGCCAGATAGGATTCAAGCTATCCCAGATGGGACCCCTGCAGTACCCAAACAAACGGGAAGTTGGGCAGCTTCTGCCTCACGTCCTGGAATTAGATTTGATTCAG ATGGACAATTTGATGATGAATACTTCCATCAAACAGAAGAATCAAGTCGATTTAGGCAGGAGTATGAAATGCGTAAAATGAAACAG GATCAAGGTTTGGATATGATAGCAGAAGGATTGGATACTTTGAAAAACATGGCACATGATATGAATGAG GAACTGGATAGACAAGTACCGCTGATGGATGAGATTGATGCTAAG GTGGACAAGGCATCTTCCGACCTTAAAAATACCAATGTTAGACTTCGAGACACAGTGAACCAG TGTGCTAAAAACATGATACGGCATAGAGGACAGATCATTGGATCAATTTGTATGGCATATCTGTATCTCTTGTATTTTCTTGGTAGTATCGTGGTGTGA
- the LOC106757949 gene encoding uncharacterized protein LOC106757949, with amino-acid sequence MENKNFLCTIEEMDSLWFHKLIFFSQPSPTASVISLPSPPDEEKPIPTSESASCSSFILSSPPPPDEETSTDESASSENPLPSESISVLLQDGSINNKEETKERLARMDLLLGSKTRSHSTSPSTQNRHKKSRNGVTCARKLEKSVSCRTFGELELDEVKGFMDLGFTFKREYLSPRMMSVVPGLQRLGVMDSKETVVEGHYMEAEEEKRDIMRPYLSEAWLIKRPDSPLLNLKIPKRCSSANMKKHLRFWAKTVASEIHQK; translated from the exons atggaaaacaaaaactttCTATGTACTATAGAAGAAATGGATAGTCTTTGGTTTCacaaactcatttttttctcaCAGCCAAGTCCAACAGCATCAGTTATTTCCTTACCATCTCCACCAGATGAAGAAAAACCTATTCCCACATCAGAATCCGCGTCTTGCTCATCCTTCATTCTTTCTTCACCACCTCCACCAGATGAAGAAACTTCAACGGATGAATCAGCTTCTTCAGAGAATCCACTCCCATCAGAGTCAATATCTGTGCTTCTTCAG GATGGATCAATCAACaataaagaagaaacaaaggaAAGATTGGCCAGAATGGACCTTTTGTTGGGTAGCAAAACTCGTTCACACTCAACCTCCCCATCAACTCAAAACCGTCACAAAAAATCGAGAAATGGGGTTACTTGTGCAAGGAAACTTGAGAAATCCGTAAGCTGCAGAACATTTGGGGAACTAGAACTTGATGAAGTAAAGGGTTTCATGGATCTTGGTTTCACATTCAAGAGAGAATATCTAAGCCCAAGAATGATGAGTGTTGTTCCGGGCTTGCAGAGACTGGGTGTTATGGATTCGAAAGAGACGGTTGTTGAAGGACATTACATGGAAgcagaggaagaaaagagagataTCATGAGACCATATTTATCAGAGGCATGGCTTATAAAGAGACCAGATTCCCCACTACTAAACTTGAAAATTCCCAAACGTTGTTCATCTGCAAATATGAAGAAACATCTTCGGTTCTGGGCTAAAACTGTGGCCTCAGAAATCCACCAAAAATGA